A part of Halodesulfovibrio marinisediminis DSM 17456 genomic DNA contains:
- the carB gene encoding carbamoyl-phosphate synthase large subunit, translating to MPKRTDLKRIMVIGSGPIVIGQACEFDYSGTQAVKALKEEGYEVVLVNSNPATIMTDPELADRTYIEPIEPATVAEIIRKERPCALLPTLGGQTGLNTALAVAETGVLEECGVELIGATKSVIEKAESRELFREAMANIGLSVPASDIARSMDDVRRIGEEMSFPIIIRPAFTMGGKGGGIAYNMEDLETIASQGLAASIQSELLLEQSIIGWKEYEMEVMRDKADNCVIICSIENFDPMGVHTGDSITVAPAQTLTDVEYQKMRDASIAIMREIGVETGGSNVQFGVNPKNGDLVVIEMNPRVSRSSALASKATGFPIAKIAAKLAVGYTLDEIPNDITRETMASFEPTIDYCVTKLPRFTFEKFPGAQDELNTAMKSVGEAMSIGRTFKESFQKGMRSLEVGVAGFGSDYRGKLPELEDIMGLLRTPNSKRVFALRHAFLLGMTIEELHEITHIDPWFLHQLKDIISMEEEIKDFGLANSLAPGNEELSALMKRAKEYGFSDRQLAEMWKQPETAIRQLRKELGLEPVYYLVDTCASEFEAYTPYYYSTYETGKEIEVADKKKVIILGGGPNRIGQGIEFDYCCCHASFALRDMDVQSIMVNSNPETVSTDYDTSDRLYFEPLTFEDVMNIVEMEKPDGVIIQFGGQTPLNLAVPLLRAGVPILGTHPDSIDRAEDRERFQALINKLDLMQPANATVMSLSEARKAARKITYPLVVRPSYVLGGRAMEIVFDEEQLATYFDKYVPANLEHPILLDKFLENATEVDVDAICDGDEVYVAGIMEHIEEAGIHSGDSACVLPPHTLPAEIVGEIRRQTIELAKELRVIGLMNIQFAVKDNQIYVLEVNPRASRTAPFVSKATGVPLPRLATQVMLGEKLADLDPWSMRKHGYVSVKESVFPFSRFPGVDILLGPEMRSTGEVMGIAKTVEEAFMKGQVATGQVLPQEGKVFISVNDGDKAYILDVAKRFVDLGFEVLATSGSAKLFIENGIPATRVAKVYEGRPNIVDFIKNGEVALLLNTASGKRTVQDSKSIRQAALVYGVPYSTTVSGARAISKAIAEQRNCGLNVQSLQEYYAGE from the coding sequence ATGCCAAAAAGGACAGATTTAAAGCGCATCATGGTTATTGGCTCCGGACCAATTGTTATTGGTCAGGCTTGTGAGTTTGATTACTCCGGAACTCAGGCTGTTAAAGCCTTGAAAGAAGAAGGGTACGAAGTTGTGTTGGTTAACTCCAACCCAGCTACAATTATGACCGACCCTGAACTTGCCGACCGGACGTACATTGAGCCAATTGAACCTGCAACGGTTGCTGAGATTATTCGAAAAGAGCGACCTTGTGCTCTTCTGCCCACACTTGGCGGTCAGACCGGCTTGAACACTGCGCTTGCAGTGGCAGAGACTGGCGTGCTTGAAGAGTGTGGCGTTGAACTTATCGGGGCAACTAAGTCAGTTATTGAAAAAGCGGAAAGCCGTGAGCTCTTCCGTGAAGCAATGGCAAACATCGGCCTCAGCGTACCTGCTTCTGACATTGCTAGAAGCATGGACGACGTGCGTCGCATCGGCGAAGAAATGAGCTTCCCGATTATTATCCGTCCTGCATTTACCATGGGTGGTAAAGGCGGCGGTATTGCTTACAACATGGAAGACCTTGAGACTATTGCCTCACAGGGTCTTGCAGCGTCTATTCAGTCAGAGTTACTCCTTGAACAGTCCATCATCGGCTGGAAAGAGTACGAAATGGAAGTTATGCGCGATAAAGCAGACAACTGCGTTATCATTTGTTCCATTGAAAACTTTGACCCAATGGGCGTACACACCGGTGACTCCATCACAGTAGCACCAGCACAGACACTTACTGACGTCGAATACCAGAAAATGCGTGACGCCTCTATCGCCATTATGCGTGAAATTGGTGTTGAAACTGGTGGTTCAAACGTACAGTTTGGTGTGAACCCTAAAAACGGCGACCTCGTGGTTATCGAAATGAACCCGCGTGTTTCCCGTTCTTCTGCCCTTGCTTCTAAAGCAACCGGCTTCCCTATTGCTAAAATTGCGGCAAAGCTTGCTGTGGGATACACCCTTGATGAAATCCCTAACGACATTACCCGTGAGACAATGGCTTCTTTCGAACCAACCATTGACTACTGTGTAACCAAGCTGCCTCGCTTTACATTTGAAAAATTCCCTGGCGCACAGGACGAACTGAACACCGCTATGAAGAGCGTTGGTGAAGCTATGTCCATCGGACGTACCTTCAAAGAATCCTTCCAGAAAGGTATGCGCTCTCTTGAAGTTGGTGTTGCTGGATTCGGCAGCGACTACCGTGGCAAGCTTCCTGAACTGGAAGACATCATGGGTCTGCTGCGCACACCGAACTCCAAGCGTGTTTTCGCCCTGCGCCATGCGTTCCTCCTTGGTATGACCATTGAAGAACTGCACGAAATCACCCACATCGATCCATGGTTCCTCCACCAGCTTAAGGACATCATTTCCATGGAAGAAGAGATTAAAGACTTTGGTCTTGCAAACTCTCTTGCTCCTGGAAACGAAGAGCTCAGCGCACTCATGAAACGTGCAAAAGAGTACGGTTTCTCTGACCGTCAGCTTGCTGAAATGTGGAAGCAGCCGGAAACAGCAATCCGTCAGCTGCGTAAAGAACTCGGACTCGAGCCAGTGTACTACCTTGTAGACACCTGTGCTTCCGAATTTGAAGCATACACCCCGTACTACTACTCTACCTACGAAACTGGTAAAGAGATTGAAGTTGCGGACAAGAAAAAAGTAATCATCCTCGGCGGTGGTCCTAACCGTATCGGTCAGGGCATCGAGTTTGACTACTGCTGCTGTCATGCATCCTTCGCACTGCGCGACATGGACGTTCAGTCCATCATGGTTAACTCTAACCCTGAAACAGTTTCTACTGACTACGATACATCTGACCGCCTCTACTTTGAGCCGCTCACTTTTGAAGATGTTATGAACATCGTAGAAATGGAAAAACCGGACGGAGTTATCATTCAGTTCGGCGGCCAGACCCCGCTGAACCTTGCTGTACCGTTATTACGTGCCGGTGTACCAATCCTCGGTACCCATCCGGACTCTATTGACCGTGCAGAAGACCGCGAACGTTTCCAGGCACTCATCAACAAACTTGACCTGATGCAGCCTGCAAACGCGACTGTTATGTCCCTGAGCGAAGCGCGCAAAGCGGCTAGAAAAATCACCTACCCGCTGGTTGTTCGTCCTTCCTACGTACTTGGCGGACGCGCAATGGAAATTGTTTTCGATGAAGAACAGCTTGCTACCTACTTCGATAAATACGTTCCAGCGAACCTCGAGCACCCAATCCTTCTGGACAAGTTCCTCGAAAACGCAACAGAAGTTGACGTAGATGCTATCTGTGACGGCGATGAAGTATACGTTGCCGGCATCATGGAGCACATTGAAGAAGCTGGTATCCACTCCGGCGACTCCGCTTGTGTTCTTCCTCCGCACACCTTGCCTGCAGAAATCGTAGGTGAAATTCGCAGACAGACAATCGAACTCGCTAAAGAGCTTCGCGTTATCGGTCTTATGAACATCCAGTTTGCGGTAAAAGACAATCAGATCTACGTTCTTGAAGTTAACCCTCGAGCCTCCCGAACTGCACCGTTTGTATCTAAAGCAACCGGCGTACCGTTGCCACGTCTGGCTACTCAGGTAATGCTCGGCGAAAAACTTGCTGACCTTGATCCTTGGTCCATGCGCAAACACGGCTACGTATCTGTTAAAGAATCCGTATTCCCATTCTCCCGCTTCCCTGGCGTTGACATCCTGCTTGGGCCTGAAATGCGCTCAACAGGTGAAGTAATGGGTATTGCAAAAACAGTAGAAGAAGCCTTTATGAAAGGACAGGTTGCAACCGGACAGGTTCTGCCTCAGGAAGGTAAAGTCTTCATCTCAGTTAATGATGGCGACAAGGCGTACATTCTGGATGTTGCGAAGCGTTTTGTTGACCTCGGATTCGAAGTACTGGCAACTTCAGGTTCCGCTAAGCTGTTCATAGAAAACGGAATTCCGGCGACAAGAGTTGCAAAAGTGTACGAAGGTCGACCAAACATAGTTGACTTTATTAAGAATGGTGAAGTAGCTCTCCTCTTGAACACGGCTTCTGGTAAACGTACCGTGCAGGACTCCAAGTCAATCAGACAGGCTGCACTGGTATACGGAGTACCATACTCCACAACAGTTTCCGGAGCTCGTGCTATATCTAAGGCTATAGCAGAACAGAGAAACTGCGGACTGAATGTTCAGAGCCTGCAGGAATACTACGCTGGAGAATAA
- the hisH gene encoding imidazole glycerol phosphate synthase subunit HisH: MLAILEYKAGNQTSVKRALDHLGIPNKITANPDEVLAAHGIIFPGVGAAGQAMEELAASGLEAVLRDAIEQGKPLLGICVGCQIMLDYSQEGNTKTLGIIPGQCNLFNEEWKDMNGDPIRVPHMGWNQIKQQKQCELLKGISEDDEFYFVHSYFPEPAPEYVIATTQYGYEFCSIHGGPGLWAVQFHPEKSGRAGLRLIKNFYNYCEEAANAK; the protein is encoded by the coding sequence ATGCTCGCGATTCTTGAGTACAAAGCGGGGAACCAGACAAGTGTAAAACGAGCGCTTGATCACCTTGGTATCCCAAATAAAATTACAGCAAACCCAGATGAAGTGTTGGCGGCTCATGGAATTATTTTCCCTGGTGTCGGTGCTGCAGGTCAGGCAATGGAAGAATTAGCTGCTTCCGGTCTTGAAGCTGTACTTCGTGACGCTATTGAACAGGGAAAACCGCTGCTCGGTATTTGTGTTGGTTGTCAGATTATGCTTGATTACAGTCAGGAAGGTAACACCAAGACCCTTGGTATCATCCCTGGTCAGTGTAATCTTTTTAATGAGGAATGGAAGGATATGAACGGTGATCCGATTCGTGTTCCTCATATGGGGTGGAACCAAATTAAGCAGCAGAAACAATGCGAGCTGCTTAAAGGCATCAGCGAAGATGATGAATTTTATTTTGTTCATTCCTACTTCCCTGAGCCTGCTCCAGAGTACGTTATTGCAACAACACAGTACGGTTACGAATTTTGCTCAATTCATGGTGGCCCAGGCTTGTGGGCAGTCCAGTTCCATCCGGAAAAAAGCGGTCGCGCAGGACTTCGCTTGATTAAGAACTTCTACAACTACTGCGAGGAGGCCGCGAATGCTAAGTAA
- the hisF gene encoding imidazole glycerol phosphate synthase subunit HisF has translation MLSKRIIPCLDVRDGRLTKGVKFKGNVDIGDPVETAKKYYDEGADEIVFYDITASHEGRGIFLDVVEKVASTIFIPFSVGGGINSVQDMRDALNAGAEKVSVNSGAVKNPDIISEGAARFGNQAIVLGMDVKQVPVTADIPSGYEIVIHGGRKHMNMDAIEWAKTAEALGAGEICVNSIDADGTKDGYELNLTSTIAEAVNIPIIASGGAGNPQHMYDAVTKGKATAALIASIVHYGEYTIPELKRQMSAMGAKMRMSW, from the coding sequence ATGCTAAGTAAACGTATTATTCCGTGCCTTGACGTACGTGATGGAAGATTAACAAAGGGTGTAAAATTTAAAGGCAACGTTGACATCGGTGACCCAGTAGAAACTGCTAAAAAATACTACGATGAAGGTGCCGATGAAATCGTATTTTACGACATTACAGCTTCCCATGAAGGACGCGGAATTTTTCTTGATGTCGTAGAAAAAGTTGCCTCAACCATCTTTATTCCGTTCTCTGTAGGCGGTGGCATCAACTCCGTGCAGGATATGCGTGATGCCCTTAACGCCGGTGCAGAGAAGGTTTCCGTGAACTCCGGTGCCGTTAAAAATCCTGACATTATCAGTGAGGGTGCAGCACGTTTCGGAAATCAGGCAATCGTACTCGGTATGGACGTAAAGCAGGTTCCAGTAACCGCAGACATTCCATCCGGTTATGAAATTGTTATTCATGGTGGCAGAAAGCACATGAATATGGATGCAATTGAATGGGCAAAAACAGCTGAAGCTCTCGGTGCCGGTGAAATCTGTGTTAACTCTATTGATGCAGATGGTACTAAGGACGGTTATGAGTTGAATCTTACCAGTACCATTGCAGAAGCTGTAAACATTCCGATCATCGCCTCCGGCGGTGCGGGTAACCCACAGCACATGTACGATGCCGTGACCAAAGGCAAAGCAACAGCTGCGCTTATCGCATCAATTGTACACTACGGTGAATATACCATTCCTGAGCTCAAGCGTCAGATGTCTGCCATGGGCGCTAAAATGCGCATGAGTTGGTAA
- a CDS encoding exodeoxyribonuclease III, which yields MKLTSWNVNGFRAIQKKPEWQWFKENDADVVGLQETKAMPDQIAEEDRHPEGLYSYWLGSSVKKGYSGTAVFSKIKPLSVSYDLPDTKYQGEGRVIHLEFEQFHYFNIYFPNGQAGDERLEYKLGFYDSFLEHAEELRKTKPIVVCGDFNTAHKPVDLARPKQNEGTSGFLPIERAWLDKFVKAGYIDTFRHVNPDTKDKYSWWSYRFSARKNNTGWRIDYFFVSEELKDAIKDAWIEDTQLGSDHCPVWLELDI from the coding sequence ATGAAGCTTACTTCTTGGAATGTTAACGGGTTTCGAGCCATACAAAAAAAGCCCGAATGGCAATGGTTCAAAGAAAATGATGCAGACGTGGTTGGCTTACAGGAAACCAAAGCAATGCCGGATCAGATTGCCGAAGAAGATAGGCATCCTGAAGGGCTTTACAGCTACTGGCTTGGATCCAGCGTAAAAAAAGGATACTCCGGCACTGCCGTTTTTTCTAAGATCAAACCTCTCAGCGTAAGTTACGATCTTCCCGACACCAAGTATCAGGGGGAAGGACGGGTAATTCACCTTGAATTCGAACAATTCCACTATTTCAACATCTACTTCCCGAATGGACAGGCAGGCGACGAGCGACTTGAATACAAGCTTGGTTTTTATGACTCCTTCCTTGAGCATGCAGAAGAACTGCGCAAAACCAAGCCAATTGTAGTCTGTGGCGACTTCAACACTGCACACAAGCCTGTCGATCTCGCGCGACCAAAACAAAACGAGGGAACTTCGGGCTTCTTACCTATCGAACGCGCATGGCTCGATAAATTTGTAAAGGCTGGCTACATAGACACCTTCCGTCATGTTAATCCGGACACTAAAGACAAATATTCGTGGTGGTCTTACCGCTTCAGCGCCCGCAAAAACAATACAGGGTGGCGTATCGACTACTTCTTTGTCTCTGAAGAACTAAAAGATGCCATCAAAGATGCATGGATCGAAGATACCCAGCTCGGCTCCGACCACTGCCCTGTCTGGCTTGAACTAGATATCTAG
- a CDS encoding M24 family metallopeptidase: MIQVCEARREKLRLLMDKKGIDALFISHEANRYYLSSFELHDGQKNEYAGYLLITKDGRDWLFTDPRYWDAAKRLWDPSCIFIYGANAANAINEHIKKLGYMTVGFEARTIPYAFQKSLVDGFQCVEGDGLVEELRMIKDEHEIACLREACALNHKLMQWVPSVCLPGRTERAVAWDIEKFFRENGASELAFSSIVAVGPNAALPHAIPGDTVITEDSPVLIDVGCRLNDYCSDQTRTIWVGSNPTDEFKRTMEFVRKAQDVAIASMEPGMPVKEAHAVAVKVFKDVGVEEFFTHSLGHGIGLETHEAPSVNSRSDAVLKPGMVVTAEPGLYYPEWGGIRWEHMVLVTENGVERM; the protein is encoded by the coding sequence ATGATTCAGGTATGCGAAGCAAGGCGCGAGAAATTACGTTTACTTATGGATAAAAAGGGTATTGATGCTCTTTTTATCAGCCACGAAGCAAATCGCTATTACTTATCCAGTTTTGAACTGCATGACGGACAGAAGAACGAATACGCTGGTTATCTCCTGATTACTAAGGATGGAAGAGACTGGTTGTTTACTGATCCTCGCTACTGGGATGCCGCAAAGCGTCTGTGGGACCCGTCATGTATTTTTATTTACGGTGCAAATGCTGCGAATGCTATTAATGAGCATATTAAGAAGCTTGGATATATGACTGTTGGTTTTGAAGCCCGCACTATTCCGTATGCGTTCCAGAAATCATTAGTTGATGGATTTCAGTGTGTGGAGGGCGACGGACTTGTAGAAGAGCTTCGAATGATTAAGGACGAGCATGAGATTGCGTGCCTCAGAGAAGCGTGTGCTTTGAACCATAAGCTTATGCAGTGGGTTCCTTCTGTCTGTCTACCTGGACGTACTGAGCGAGCTGTTGCTTGGGATATTGAGAAGTTTTTCCGTGAGAATGGTGCAAGCGAACTGGCGTTTTCATCAATTGTTGCTGTAGGGCCAAACGCTGCGCTACCGCATGCAATTCCGGGAGACACTGTCATTACTGAAGATAGTCCAGTGCTTATTGATGTTGGTTGTCGCCTGAATGACTACTGCTCTGACCAGACTCGAACTATTTGGGTTGGTTCCAACCCGACTGATGAGTTTAAGCGGACTATGGAATTTGTCCGTAAAGCACAGGATGTAGCCATTGCATCAATGGAGCCGGGCATGCCTGTGAAAGAGGCACATGCTGTTGCGGTTAAAGTTTTTAAAGATGTAGGTGTTGAGGAATTCTTTACCCATTCTCTTGGGCACGGAATTGGTTTGGAGACACATGAAGCACCGTCTGTAAACTCTCGTTCTGATGCTGTCTTGAAACCAGGAATGGTCGTTACTGCCGAGCCGGGACTATACTATCCGGAATGGGGTGGCATCCGTTGGGAGCATATGGTTCTGGTAACGGAAAATGGTGTTGAACGAATGTAA
- a CDS encoding tetratricopeptide repeat protein: MTKTVQCFALVLCLCLLSVSSASAEYTQQECDKFYFSAQYDEAYQCISSMASEGDPQSQFNLAVLYHLGQGVEKDTSKTIYWLTRAAENGHPNAQFGVGAAYEAGFGVEKDLAVAVKWYTMAANQGHAAAQTNLGVMYGNGEGVERNSIEALKWFRLAASGGSSKARRNAEVLSQHMTDEEILEADTLAATWEPIMTEHIDMLPKPSVHK, translated from the coding sequence ATGACAAAGACAGTTCAATGTTTCGCACTGGTTTTATGCTTGTGTTTGCTCAGCGTATCGTCAGCTTCGGCAGAATATACTCAGCAGGAATGTGATAAATTTTATTTCTCCGCCCAGTATGATGAAGCGTATCAATGTATTAGTTCAATGGCTTCGGAAGGTGATCCGCAGTCCCAGTTTAATTTGGCTGTATTATATCATTTGGGACAAGGCGTTGAGAAAGATACTTCTAAAACAATATATTGGCTGACCCGTGCCGCAGAAAATGGACATCCTAATGCACAGTTTGGTGTTGGTGCCGCTTATGAAGCTGGCTTCGGCGTAGAAAAAGATTTAGCAGTGGCCGTAAAATGGTATACAATGGCTGCAAACCAGGGCCATGCAGCAGCACAGACTAATTTAGGTGTTATGTACGGCAACGGTGAAGGTGTAGAACGGAATTCAATAGAAGCATTGAAATGGTTTAGACTTGCTGCATCAGGTGGAAGCAGTAAGGCTAGACGTAATGCAGAAGTTCTCTCACAGCATATGACTGATGAAGAGATTCTTGAAGCTGATACACTGGCAGCAACGTGGGAGCCCATAATGACAGAACATATTGATATGCTCCCTAAGCCGTCGGTGCACAAGTGA
- a CDS encoding SpoIIAA family protein: MLKLLEGFDDSTLAVESEGEITHKDYQEVIIPRVKEILKTHDKVNCFMHFTEGTEYSAGAVATDALFGVRHLFSWNKIAIVTDLTWMHKGARYILPLMPFEAKMFVEGEYEFAKKWLESEPT; this comes from the coding sequence ATGTTAAAGCTTTTGGAAGGATTTGATGACTCAACACTTGCTGTTGAATCCGAAGGTGAAATTACTCATAAAGATTACCAAGAAGTTATTATTCCACGTGTAAAAGAGATATTGAAGACACATGACAAGGTGAATTGCTTTATGCACTTTACTGAGGGTACAGAATACTCAGCGGGTGCAGTGGCAACAGATGCACTTTTTGGAGTCAGGCATTTGTTTTCGTGGAATAAAATTGCAATTGTAACTGATCTTACTTGGATGCACAAAGGTGCCAGATATATTCTACCATTGATGCCATTTGAGGCGAAAATGTTTGTTGAAGGCGAATACGAGTTTGCTAAAAAATGGTTGGAAAGTGAGCCGACTTAA
- a CDS encoding L-serine ammonia-lyase: MKSIRELYRIGVGPSSSHTMGPKRAAELFLQQYTHADRYVVHLYESLAATGKGHLTDQAVLEVLGKEYTTIRWHPEKCLPEHPNAMTFEAFDEQGELLGSRTFFSVGGGAIRELGQEDKESESVYPLTTVKEIMEYCSQKGITYWEYVVECEGETIFDFLETVWETMENAVTRGLDNQGVLPGSIGLSRQAWRFYRRCRNASDDMQQTGLITAYALAVSEENAGGGIIVTSPTCGASGVVPAVLYYLQEQQQLKRRDILQALATAGLFGNVIKFNGSISGAEVGCQGEVGSACAMAAGAAAELLGGTVRQIEYAAEMGLEHHLGLTCDPVDGLVQIPCIERNACAATRALSCAQMAILSDGTHHITFDEVVHVMKQTGHDLPSLYRETSTGGLAKAYAGRSRNK, encoded by the coding sequence ATGAAATCCATTCGTGAATTGTACAGAATTGGTGTCGGACCTTCTTCTAGCCATACAATGGGCCCAAAACGGGCTGCAGAGCTGTTTTTACAGCAATACACACATGCTGACAGGTATGTTGTGCACCTGTACGAAAGCCTTGCAGCTACTGGCAAAGGGCATCTTACAGACCAGGCTGTGCTAGAAGTACTTGGCAAGGAGTATACAACAATTAGATGGCATCCTGAAAAATGTTTGCCGGAACATCCAAACGCAATGACATTTGAAGCGTTTGATGAACAAGGGGAACTGTTAGGTTCCCGCACTTTCTTCAGCGTAGGCGGCGGAGCAATCCGCGAACTTGGGCAAGAAGATAAAGAAAGTGAGAGCGTTTACCCGCTCACGACAGTAAAAGAAATTATGGAGTACTGTTCGCAAAAAGGCATCACGTACTGGGAATATGTAGTGGAATGCGAAGGGGAAACTATTTTTGATTTTCTGGAAACTGTCTGGGAAACAATGGAAAACGCAGTAACACGCGGCCTTGACAACCAAGGTGTATTACCGGGGTCTATCGGGCTTAGCAGACAGGCATGGCGCTTCTACAGACGATGCCGCAATGCCTCTGATGACATGCAGCAAACAGGGCTTATTACAGCCTATGCACTTGCTGTATCAGAAGAAAACGCAGGTGGCGGCATTATCGTCACCTCACCTACATGCGGCGCTAGTGGCGTTGTTCCAGCAGTTCTCTATTACTTGCAGGAACAACAACAGCTGAAACGTCGTGACATTCTGCAGGCACTCGCAACCGCAGGTCTATTCGGTAATGTCATTAAATTTAATGGCTCAATTTCCGGTGCAGAAGTAGGTTGTCAGGGCGAGGTCGGTTCCGCATGCGCAATGGCAGCAGGTGCTGCCGCAGAATTACTAGGCGGAACAGTACGGCAAATTGAATACGCAGCAGAAATGGGGCTAGAGCACCACTTAGGGCTTACCTGTGACCCTGTTGACGGTTTGGTGCAGATTCCTTGCATCGAACGTAATGCTTGCGCTGCCACACGTGCACTTTCCTGTGCGCAAATGGCTATTCTTTCTGACGGCACACACCACATCACTTTTGATGAGGTTGTGCACGTTATGAAACAAACAGGACATGACCTTCCAAGCTTGTACCGCGAAACCTCCACCGGAGGACTCGCCAAAGCATACGCAGGGCGAAGTCGTAACAAGTAA
- a CDS encoding OmpP1/FadL family transporter: MTRRVIQLIAICSMVLAAVSVQAAGFGIYEFSARANALGNSVMAGKADPSSIALNPAQLTQLDGTQIAIGASGIYPQATVDIESPASDAGSYDGKSTLWTMPHLYVTHAVNDQIYVGMGVFSRFGLGTEFDKNWPGASDVYKVGIKTVSINPLIGYKVTDNFAIAIGPEIMWFDFELKKKTGHPLNHVYLDTEMGGDSWGAGLALGMRYQWTDWLSLGASYRSEVTQNVEGKIKMTYGGVTKKDTDASGKITLPQQIGFGINLKPMDKLSVEVGATWIGWSSYEELKVDFAGGPYTKSSQYKDTWRYNIGAEYNLTENWDLRASYVYDESPLNSSHLSYMVPANDRQIVGVGLGWHNEHWTVDASYNYLFISDRSGHVTVKDSSADPYIQDAKFKDGDAHIVGLTVGYKF; the protein is encoded by the coding sequence GTGACTCGTCGTGTAATCCAACTTATTGCTATTTGTTCTATGGTGTTAGCTGCTGTTTCTGTTCAGGCGGCTGGTTTTGGTATTTATGAGTTCAGTGCTCGTGCTAACGCACTCGGTAACTCTGTAATGGCTGGTAAAGCAGATCCGTCTTCTATTGCTCTTAACCCTGCACAGTTAACACAGCTTGATGGAACACAGATTGCTATCGGTGCTTCAGGAATTTATCCGCAAGCAACAGTAGATATTGAATCTCCTGCTTCAGATGCTGGCTCTTACGATGGTAAAAGTACATTGTGGACTATGCCGCATCTATACGTAACTCATGCTGTAAATGATCAAATTTACGTGGGCATGGGCGTATTTTCTCGCTTTGGTCTTGGTACAGAGTTTGATAAAAACTGGCCTGGTGCATCTGATGTGTACAAGGTTGGTATTAAGACTGTCTCCATCAACCCGCTTATTGGCTACAAAGTCACTGACAATTTCGCCATCGCTATCGGACCAGAAATCATGTGGTTCGACTTTGAGTTGAAGAAAAAGACAGGTCATCCATTGAATCATGTCTATCTTGATACAGAAATGGGTGGTGATAGCTGGGGGGCAGGTTTGGCTCTCGGTATGCGTTACCAGTGGACGGACTGGCTTTCTTTAGGTGCCAGCTATCGCTCTGAGGTGACTCAGAATGTAGAAGGCAAGATAAAAATGACCTATGGAGGCGTGACGAAGAAAGATACTGATGCGTCCGGCAAAATTACCCTGCCTCAGCAGATTGGTTTTGGTATTAATTTGAAACCAATGGATAAATTAAGTGTGGAAGTAGGTGCAACCTGGATTGGATGGAGCAGTTACGAAGAACTTAAGGTTGATTTTGCAGGTGGACCATATACTAAGTCTAGTCAGTACAAAGATACTTGGCGTTACAACATTGGTGCAGAGTATAATCTTACTGAGAACTGGGACTTACGTGCTAGCTATGTATACGATGAATCTCCACTTAACAGTAGCCATCTGAGTTACATGGTTCCAGCTAACGATCGTCAGATTGTTGGTGTAGGTTTGGGCTGGCATAATGAACATTGGACTGTTGATGCGAGTTACAACTACTTGTTTATTTCTGATCGCTCCGGTCATGTGACAGTGAAAGACTCAAGTGCAGATCCATACATTCAGGATGCGAAATTCAAAGATGGTGATGCACATATTGTTGGCCTGACTGTTGGCTACAAGTTCTAA